From Azospirillum sp. TSA2s, a single genomic window includes:
- the fliG gene encoding flagellar motor switch protein FliG, whose translation MAQKVREDYRTLTGPEKAAIMMLALGEEHSSKLFSLMDDEEIKELSQVMANLGTVSANLIERLFVEFAEQMSSSGTVVGSFDSTERLLLKTLPKDKVDQIMEDIRGPAGRTMWDKLTNVNESVLSNYLKNEYPQTVAVVLSKIRSDHAGRVLAQLPESFAMEVIMRMLRMEAVQKEVLDDVERTLRTEFMTNLARTSRRDSHEMLAEIFNGLDRTTEHRFMAALEERNRDSAERIKSLMFTFEDLSKLDPTGVQTMLRTVDKQKLGTALKGASESLKDLFFSNMSERAAKILREDMAAMGPVRVRDVDEAQMYMVQLAKDLAARGELVLAEGSGENELIY comes from the coding sequence ATGGCTCAGAAGGTTCGTGAGGACTACCGGACCCTCACCGGCCCGGAGAAGGCCGCCATCATGATGCTGGCATTGGGCGAGGAGCATTCGTCCAAGCTGTTCTCGCTGATGGACGACGAGGAGATCAAGGAACTGTCCCAGGTGATGGCGAACCTGGGCACGGTGTCGGCCAACCTGATCGAGCGCCTGTTCGTCGAGTTCGCCGAGCAGATGTCGTCGAGCGGCACCGTGGTCGGTTCCTTCGATTCGACCGAGCGGCTGCTGCTGAAGACCCTGCCGAAGGACAAGGTCGACCAGATCATGGAAGACATCCGTGGTCCGGCCGGCCGCACCATGTGGGACAAGCTGACCAACGTGAACGAGTCGGTGCTGTCCAACTATCTGAAGAACGAGTATCCGCAGACCGTCGCCGTCGTGCTGTCCAAAATCCGCTCCGACCATGCCGGCCGCGTCCTGGCCCAGCTGCCGGAAAGCTTCGCCATGGAAGTCATCATGCGCATGCTGCGCATGGAGGCGGTGCAGAAGGAGGTTCTGGACGACGTCGAGCGCACGCTGCGCACGGAGTTCATGACCAACCTCGCCCGCACCAGCCGGCGCGACAGCCACGAGATGCTGGCGGAGATCTTCAACGGTCTGGACCGCACCACCGAGCACCGCTTCATGGCCGCCCTGGAGGAACGCAACCGCGACAGCGCCGAGCGCATCAAGTCGCTGATGTTCACCTTCGAGGATCTGTCGAAGCTCGATCCCACCGGCGTCCAGACGATGCTGCGCACGGTCGACAAGCAGAAGCTCGGCACCGCGCTGAAGGGCGCGTCGGAGTCGCTGAAGGATCTGTTCTTCTCCAACATGTCCGAGCGTGCCGCCAAGATCCTGCGCGAGGATATGGCGGCCATGGGTCCGGTGCGTGTCCGCGACGTGGACGAGGCGCAGATGTACATGGTCCAGCTGGCGAAGGACCTTGCCGCCCGCGGCGAGCTGGTCCTGGCCGAAGGCAGCGGCGAGAACGAGCTGATCTACTGA
- a CDS encoding MORN repeat-containing protein encodes MPARAALLLPCLGAVLSAILPASALAERAVTVQGSDCQVWDQYPDRRKTIRWSGACPNGWASGPGVLSWSYDGRYDGQVEGTLVDGRLEGQARVTWRDGRRLDGNFRDGLVSGQATHVWPDGRVYEGEWKDDRRTGFGTLTFPSGNKYVGRFHRNRPTGPGEFVTADGGRYRARIDAGGKVSAGAPLDRPPQSAEASSAAEPDAVSAPVRAGRPQKLEEWLNQSDHLLRDSSR; translated from the coding sequence ATGCCCGCCCGTGCCGCCCTTCTGCTGCCCTGCCTCGGGGCCGTCCTGTCGGCGATCCTGCCGGCCTCCGCCCTGGCGGAACGGGCGGTGACGGTTCAGGGGTCCGACTGCCAGGTCTGGGACCAGTATCCCGACCGGCGCAAGACCATCCGCTGGTCCGGGGCCTGCCCGAACGGCTGGGCGAGCGGTCCCGGCGTGCTGAGCTGGTCCTACGACGGCCGCTATGACGGGCAGGTGGAGGGCACGCTGGTCGACGGGCGGCTGGAAGGGCAGGCGCGCGTCACTTGGCGCGATGGACGCCGCCTCGACGGGAATTTCCGCGACGGTCTGGTCTCGGGGCAGGCGACCCATGTCTGGCCCGACGGGCGCGTCTATGAGGGGGAGTGGAAGGACGACCGCCGCACCGGATTCGGCACGCTCACCTTCCCCAGCGGGAACAAATATGTCGGCCGGTTCCACCGCAACCGTCCGACCGGGCCGGGCGAGTTCGTGACGGCCGATGGAGGGCGCTACCGGGCACGGATCGATGCCGGCGGCAAGGTCAGTGCCGGCGCCCCGCTGGACCGCCCGCCGCAATCGGCGGAGGCCTCGTCGGCCGCGGAGCCCGACGCCGTTTCGGCTCCGGTCCGAGCGGGCCGGCCGCAGAAGCTGGAGGAGTGGCTGAACCAGTCGGATCATCTCCTTCGCGACAGCTCCCGCTAG